In Kaistia algarum, the DNA window CGCGGATCATCACCATCATCGCGTCGATGGCGATCTGGCGCACGATCGGCAGCCACTCGGCCTCGTCCTTGCCGAGCAGATCCTTGCCGAAGCGGGCCGCCAGATCGGCGCCGACCGGCTTCAGATAATCGCCCGGATAGAGCCCCTCGGGAATGGCGCCAATATCCTCGCCGAGTGCCTCCCGGTAGCGCAGGAAGGCCGAGCGGGCGAGCACGTCGACCTGCCCGCCGGCATCATTGATGTAATATTCCTTGGTGACGTCGTAGCCGGCCGCGCTCAACAGGCTCGCCAGCGCATCGCCGACCACCGCGCCGCGGCAATGGCCGACATGCATGGGGCCGGTCGGGTTGGCCGAGACATATTCGACATTGACCTTCAGATCCGCCCCGATATCGCTCCGCCCAAAGGCAGCACCAGCCTCGATCAGCGCCTTGAGCGCCGCAGCACGATAGGCCGACGAGAGCAGGATGTTGATGAAGCCAGGGCCTGCCACCTCGACGGAGGCAACCGCCTCATCGTCGCGCAGACGGCCGGCTATCGCTTCGGCAAGATCGCGCGGCTTGAGGCCGAGCGGCTTCGCCAGCACCATTGCCGCGTTGGTCGCCAGATCGCCATGCGCGGCGTCGCGCGGCGGCTCCACCACGATGCGCGACAGGTCGACGCCCGTCGTTCCGCGCGCGGCGAGGACAAGCTCGACGGCGGAGATCACGCGCGCGGTAAAATCGCGGAAAATGTTCATGGATCGCACTCGGGTCGCTATCGGGGCTGCGGAACGCAGGAGATGGCGTGGCGCTAGCCCAAATCCGCGGAGGCGTCAAACAGACGCTGGTATTCCCGTATCGCATAGCGATCCGTCATCCCGGCGAGAAAATCAGCAATTGCGCGGGCGCGGCGTGCTTCGCCTACCCCTTCGCAAGCCAGACGCCATTCCTCCGGCAGCGCACCGGGATCGCGCCAGTACCGTTCGAACAGCCGCCGGACGATATCTTCCGCCGATCGCATGACTGACATAATCTTTTCATGCCGATAGACGTTCTTCTTGAGATACCGCTTTATCTCCCGATCGCCGATCGCGACCGCCTCGGAGAAGGCGATGACGGCATGGGGCGCATGGCGGATGTCATCCGCATCGTGCGGGTTCAACGTTTCGATGCGGGCGATGGATTGGGAGATCACATCCTCGATCATACGGGTGATCAGGCGGCGGACAATCTCATTGACGAGCCTCGGCTGCTCAAGCCGGGGATGCTCGGCCTCGATGGCTGCCATGATGTCGTCGAGGAACGGCACTTCGCGCAGGCCCGCCGCGGATAACAGGCCGGCGCGGAGCCCATCGTCGATGTCATGAGCGTCATAGGCAATGTCGTCGGCGATCGCGGCCGCCTGCGCCTCGGCCGACGAGAACGTCGAGAGCTCCAGATCCTGCAACTCGGCATAGGCGGTGAGTGCCAAGGGAAGCGGGCGGCCTGCATAGACGCCGACGCCGCTCCCCTCGGCATCGACCAGCGGGCCGTTGTGCTTGACCAAGCCCTCCAGCGTTTCCCAAGAGAGATTCAGTCCGTCGAACCCAGGATAGCGACGCTCCAGCCGCGTGACGACGCGGAGGCTCTGGGCGTTGTGGTCGAACCCCCCGCAATCCGCCATGACGGCATCAAGCGCCCGCTCGCCGGCATGGCCGAAGGGCGGATGGCCGAGATCGTGGGCGAGCGCGATGGCTTCCGCGAGATCCTCATCGAGGCGCAGCGCGCGCGCTAGCGCTCGGGCGATCTGGGCCACCTCGATCGTGTGGGTCAGGCGCGTGCGATAATGATCGCCCTCGTCATAGAGGAAGACCTGGGTCTTGTCCTTCAGCCGGCGGAACGCTGTCGAGTGAATGATGCGGTCGCGGTCGCGCTGATAGGGCGTTCGCGTCGGGCTCCCGGCCTCCGGATAGAGGCGGCCGCGGCTGGTCTGGGGCTGGACTGCGAAGACCGCCCTTTCGCCGCCGAAGCCGATCTTGCTCTGCATGTCAGCCTCACCATCGCGCCGCGGGTTGACACCCGCCATAGCGATCTTAACTATCGTTCCTGGAACCACGATCCTAGAGGTTCATCGGGACCGCCTCATGACCACCGCGACATCCGAGATCACGATTTCCGACAGCGCCGTGAAGCGCATCGCCCGCATCCTCGCGAAGGAACCGGCGGGCACCGCGCTGCGCATCTCCGTGTCCGGTGGCGGCTGCTCGGGCTTCCAATATGGCTTTGACCTCGACGCGACGCGCGCGCCCGACGATCTCGTTCTGGAGCGGGGCGGTGCCATGGTGCTGATCGATTCGGTATCGGTGCCGTTCATGGACGGATCGGAGATCGATTTCGTCGACGATTTGATCGGCCAATCGTTCCAAATCAAGAACCCGCTCGCCACTTCGTCCTGCGGCTGCGGCACCAGCTTCGCGCTCTGACGTCCGCGCTGCAGCGGACGCCATTGAGCGTTACGCCTTCCCTATTCGAGATTGGTGTGGTTGGCGCGCATCGCGTCCGGCGAGATGGCGAGCTTTTCGCGCAGCTTCAGGATCATGACCTCGAACAGCACAAATAGTGCGCCCTCGAAGAGCGAGCCCATCGGCAGCACCGAACTTTTCTTCTCGCCCTGGTCGTCGGCCATGGTCTGCGCAGGCAGCGTGAGCACGAAATCGGCATAGGCCGCGCCGCGGCCCTTGGGCTGCGCGGTGATGAAGAGGATGCGCGCACCCGCCCGCTTGGCGACATCCATCAGCGCGAGAGCCGTCGATATCTCGCCGGGACCGCATGTGACGATGAAGAGATCACCCTTGCCCACAGGCGGCGTCGTCATGTCTCCCTCGACCGCCACCTTGAGGCCCATGTGATAGAGTCGCATGGCGAAGCCCATGATCTGCAGCCGCTCACGTCCGCCGCCGAACACGACGATCGTCCTCGCCTCCGCGATCATGTCGAGCGCCGTGTCGACAGCGGCATCGTCAATCCTGTCGAAAACGCCCTTCAGTTCGTCGAGCGCCGTGCCGTAAAGCGAGCCCATGGTATTCCTCCCGTTTCGATGATTGTTGGCAGCGGCCGCTCCTCAACGGCTACCGCGCCGGCTTTTCGTTGTCGGCAAGTTTATTGGAACGCCGTCTCCGTGAAGCTGCGGAGCTTTCTCGAATGCAGCCGTTCCGGCGCCATCTGGCGCAGCATTTCCAGCGCACGGATGCCGATCTCCAGATGCTGGCCGACCTGGGTCCGGTAGAATTCCGAGGCCATGCCGGGTAGCTTCAATTCGCCATGCAGTGGCTTGTCGGAAACGCAGAGCAGCGTTCCATAGGGCACCCGGAAGCGGAAGCCATTGGCGGCGATCGTTGCCGATTCCATGTCGAGTGCTACGGCACGGGACTGCGAGAAACGCTGCACCGGCTCCCGGTGGTCGCGCAGTTCCCAGTTCCGGTTGTCGATCGTCGCCACCGTCCCCGTGCGCATGATGCGCTTCAAATCATAGCCCTCCAGCCCGGTGACCTCCTCCACCGCATCCTCCAGCGCCACCTGCACCTCGGCGAGCGGCGGGATCGGGATCCAGTTCGGCAGATCGGCGTCGAGCACATGGTCCTCGCGGACATAGCCATGGGCCAGCACGTAGTCGCCGAGCTTCTGGCTGTTCCGGAGGCCAGCGCAGTGGCCGAGCATCAGCCAGGCGTGTGGACGCAGCACCGCGACATGATCGGTGATCGTCTTCGCGTTCGACGGCCCGACGCCGATGTTCACCATGGTGATGCCGGTGCTGTTGCCGAGCTTCAGATGATAGGCCGGCATCTGCGGCAGGCGCGGCGGGGCACGGCCGGAGATCGGCTCGGACGAGCCGGCGGGCGTCATCAGATTGCCCGGCTCGACGAACGCGTCATAGCCGCCACCGCCCTCGGCCATCAGCCGGCGGGCGCGGACGCAGAACTCGTCGATATAGAACTGGTAGTTGGTGAAGAGCACGAAGTTCTGGAAATGCTCGGCATCCGTGGCGGTGTAGTGCGACAGCCGGAACAGCGAATAGTCGATGCGCGGCGCCGTGAAAGGCGCGAGCGGGAGAGGCGTTCCGGGCGGCGCCACATAGGTGCCATTGGCGATGGCGTCGTCGGTTACCGCGAGATCCGGCACGTCGAACATGTCGCGAAGCGGCCTCTCGATGCGCTCAGCGAGTTCGCCCTCGACATGGACACCGTTGGGGAAGGCGAAGTGCAGCGGAATCGGCAGATTGGATGGCCCAACGGCGACGGGCACGCCGTGGTTGCGCAGCAGCAGGCGGATCTGCTCGGTGAGATAATTGCGGAAAAGGCTCGGCTGGGTGATCGTCGTCGCATAGTCGCCAGGGCCCGAGACATGGCCATAGGCGAGACGGGAATCGATATGAGCGTAGCTCGTCGTGCGGATGCCGATCTCGGGATAGGTCGCCCTCACCCTGCCTTTGGGCGGGCGGCCATGGAGCAGCGCGTCGAAGCTGGAGCGCAGATGCGCCGTGTGGGCATCATAGATTTCCTCGAGTCGCCGCACCGCCTTGACGGGATCGGTGAAACTCTCGGTCGGTATCGGCTCGGGCAGATCGAAGGCGGCGATATCGCGTTCCGGCTCGGCGGTCATGTCGGTCCCCATTTCGGGGCGGGACTGTCCGCCAGTGAACGCGCCGGGTCAAGGCATGGAGGCATTCCCTCGCGGCCTGTAATCCGCCACCAGACACAATGACGAGAGGCGGCCAATGGCCGCCTCTGCTCTTTATCGTAACGAGAATGCCCGTCAGACGAGCTTGGCGTCGAGGCTGATCGGGACGGCCTTCAGGGCCTTGGACACCGGGCAACCTTCCTTGGTCGCGGCGGCGATCGTGTCGAATTCGGCCTTGTCGATACCGGGCACCTTGGCCTCGGTGACAAGGGCTATCGACGTGATGTCCGCGCCGCCGGGGCCGACTTCAACCTTCACCTTCGCGGTCGTGTGGACGTTCTCCACGGTGTGGCCGGCACCCGACAGGCCGGCAGCGAGCGCCATCGAGAAACAGGCCGCGTGGGCGGCGGCGATGAGTTCCTCGGGATTGGTCCCGACGCCTTCTTCGAAGCGCGAGGAGAAATTGTACTGGCCCTCATAGGCGCCGCTGCCAAGCTTCACCGAGCCCTTGCCGGCCTTGAGG includes these proteins:
- a CDS encoding AMP nucleosidase; translation: MTAEPERDIAAFDLPEPIPTESFTDPVKAVRRLEEIYDAHTAHLRSSFDALLHGRPPKGRVRATYPEIGIRTTSYAHIDSRLAYGHVSGPGDYATTITQPSLFRNYLTEQIRLLLRNHGVPVAVGPSNLPIPLHFAFPNGVHVEGELAERIERPLRDMFDVPDLAVTDDAIANGTYVAPPGTPLPLAPFTAPRIDYSLFRLSHYTATDAEHFQNFVLFTNYQFYIDEFCVRARRLMAEGGGGYDAFVEPGNLMTPAGSSEPISGRAPPRLPQMPAYHLKLGNSTGITMVNIGVGPSNAKTITDHVAVLRPHAWLMLGHCAGLRNSQKLGDYVLAHGYVREDHVLDADLPNWIPIPPLAEVQVALEDAVEEVTGLEGYDLKRIMRTGTVATIDNRNWELRDHREPVQRFSQSRAVALDMESATIAANGFRFRVPYGTLLCVSDKPLHGELKLPGMASEFYRTQVGQHLEIGIRALEMLRQMAPERLHSRKLRSFTETAFQ
- a CDS encoding deoxyguanosinetriphosphate triphosphohydrolase translates to MQSKIGFGGERAVFAVQPQTSRGRLYPEAGSPTRTPYQRDRDRIIHSTAFRRLKDKTQVFLYDEGDHYRTRLTHTIEVAQIARALARALRLDEDLAEAIALAHDLGHPPFGHAGERALDAVMADCGGFDHNAQSLRVVTRLERRYPGFDGLNLSWETLEGLVKHNGPLVDAEGSGVGVYAGRPLPLALTAYAELQDLELSTFSSAEAQAAAIADDIAYDAHDIDDGLRAGLLSAAGLREVPFLDDIMAAIEAEHPRLEQPRLVNEIVRRLITRMIEDVISQSIARIETLNPHDADDIRHAPHAVIAFSEAVAIGDREIKRYLKKNVYRHEKIMSVMRSAEDIVRRLFERYWRDPGALPEEWRLACEGVGEARRARAIADFLAGMTDRYAIREYQRLFDASADLG
- a CDS encoding HesB/IscA family protein, translated to MTTATSEITISDSAVKRIARILAKEPAGTALRISVSGGGCSGFQYGFDLDATRAPDDLVLERGGAMVLIDSVSVPFMDGSEIDFVDDLIGQSFQIKNPLATSSCGCGTSFAL
- a CDS encoding SIS domain-containing protein, with amino-acid sequence MGSLYGTALDELKGVFDRIDDAAVDTALDMIAEARTIVVFGGGRERLQIMGFAMRLYHMGLKVAVEGDMTTPPVGKGDLFIVTCGPGEISTALALMDVAKRAGARILFITAQPKGRGAAYADFVLTLPAQTMADDQGEKKSSVLPMGSLFEGALFVLFEVMILKLREKLAISPDAMRANHTNLE
- a CDS encoding OsmC family protein; protein product: MPTRISDAEWQGDLKAGKGSVKLGSGAYEGQYNFSSRFEEGVGTNPEELIAAAHAACFSMALAAGLSGAGHTVENVHTTAKVKVEVGPGGADITSIALVTEAKVPGIDKAEFDTIAAATKEGCPVSKALKAVPISLDAKLV